Proteins co-encoded in one Bacteroidota bacterium genomic window:
- a CDS encoding lamin tail domain-containing protein: MRQRLLVVLTVAVVTLGEFATRSPAQISAFPYVQNFDSVQTPSLPTGWSSTQNRTPGTNDFLTVSSNPTNSPPNAVQSGNSTSVEQSFVSPLFNFAGLLPQSMGFYVRRTGAHMAVMLVEASIDSGVTYSISLSDSLRNPGNTNYIPILLDLPVQLAAHSAVRFRWRILPAAGAATVTLRIDDVTINARTPDDLHLSAVRFVPQFPVEGDSVIASAKIINVGQESAQNFSAEFYIDANNDSIPQPSELRATVLSTSVLAVSDSIDLNANLGVFAAGSHVVIVKVVYPPDQNLSNNQRIGILNVGYPVRSVVINEIMYAPTSPEPEWVELMNTRADSVSLKNWMVADSSRVFRLIASQDVKIAPGGFAVLTGNPASFITIHPNILAPIVGVTGFPSLNNGGDAVMLYDNRGFAMDSVRYTPAWGGSTERSRSLERIDPLGPSTSPNRAGGSQSAGRSTPGERNSVSRKDRDLAADSLWTIPMQPLVGNAVHVAVRIQNIGRETVPAFSVSLFEDANADSIPQPGELVSTLMHSAPLAPLYSALVQFSLGIVLADKFLIARIDYAADEDTSNNIIFGKILPGYPTGSVRINEIMYVPTGTEPEWIELFNTRPDSINLKGWLVSDNIVTSKRVITEHNVMLFPNNYVVLARDSAALLDIHPGIPVRVVHVASLPTLNNSGDAVIVYDNRTVMMDSVAYLSAWGGSNGTSLERIDPLGSSTAQTNWGSSRNPARSTPGFRNSLARKDHDLALDSVRTTPPLPLAGDTLSIFAPVRNPGHETAQAFSIHLYKDENADSLGQPDELLSTVVRSFPLPPLDSTLVVFAVESIPAGNHLFIVRLEFASDEDTSNNTRYMRRIVGYPAGAVRINEIMYAPSSGVPEWIELVSTRSDTIDIGKWFLGNRSSTSRYEISPTSLFLLPDEYLVVSKDTALFRAAYPSAGQRIVQTSSLPTFLWNNSGDAVVLADSRKIIMDSVFYSSTWGGTGGKSLERLDALDAANDSTNWATSVDSLGATPGRRNSQVRFDHDLRAVRIESDTASPGSNVNLRIIVRNVGKNPSAQFSLLLFDDVDGDSVGSSAELFHQLTVSQQLDSRDSLTVPVLWSRPASGVHRVIAEIVYVPDERVSNNTAFALVRVGYAERTLVINEIMYAPLSGEAEYVEFYNSSQHAVDVAQWRIVDRPTGSSSRNEFTLSVNSKFVRPGEYFVLASDSSITRRLLTGTEQRPLVIVNQSSLSLNNDGDDIVLMDASGFVIDSVSYLPSWHNPNVTDKSGRSLEKINPLLSSNDSRNWSTCAEAGGGTPGRTNSVFATTLPARSNLSFFPNPFSPDGDGREDFCIIQYEVPLTVSTIRVRIYDALGRRIRTLVNNEPGAARGSVVWDGMDDDKQKARVGIYVVLLEAIDDKGGVVETAKGAVVLAARL, from the coding sequence ATGCGACAACGACTCTTGGTTGTATTGACCGTTGCCGTGGTGACTCTGGGGGAATTCGCCACCCGCTCTCCTGCACAGATTTCCGCATTTCCATACGTGCAGAACTTTGATTCTGTTCAAACGCCGTCTCTGCCGACGGGGTGGAGTTCGACACAGAACAGGACTCCGGGGACGAATGACTTTCTAACCGTCTCATCGAATCCCACAAATTCGCCGCCCAATGCGGTACAGTCGGGCAACAGCACTTCTGTGGAACAATCCTTTGTGTCGCCGCTTTTCAATTTTGCCGGTTTATTGCCGCAGTCGATGGGATTCTATGTCCGTCGAACCGGCGCTCATATGGCTGTCATGTTGGTTGAGGCTTCAATTGACAGCGGAGTGACGTATTCCATTTCGCTCAGTGATTCTCTCCGGAATCCAGGCAACACGAACTATATTCCCATACTCCTGGACCTGCCTGTTCAACTCGCAGCACATTCAGCCGTGAGGTTTCGCTGGAGGATTTTACCGGCAGCGGGAGCAGCAACTGTAACACTTCGAATTGATGATGTTACGATCAATGCGAGAACCCCCGATGATCTTCACCTTTCCGCTGTGCGGTTCGTCCCACAATTTCCTGTTGAAGGTGATTCTGTTATCGCCTCTGCAAAGATAATAAATGTCGGACAAGAAAGCGCACAAAATTTTTCTGCTGAGTTCTACATCGATGCCAACAACGATTCTATACCGCAGCCGTCGGAACTGCGGGCCACGGTGCTGAGTACCTCAGTACTCGCCGTGTCGGATTCAATTGACCTGAATGCCAACCTCGGAGTGTTTGCTGCCGGTTCGCATGTCGTGATCGTCAAGGTTGTCTATCCCCCCGATCAAAATCTCTCCAACAATCAGCGCATCGGAATCTTAAACGTCGGATACCCTGTTCGCAGCGTTGTCATCAATGAGATCATGTACGCTCCGACGAGTCCCGAGCCGGAGTGGGTTGAACTGATGAACACAAGGGCCGATTCTGTCAGTCTGAAAAACTGGATGGTTGCCGACAGTAGCAGGGTCTTCAGGCTTATTGCTTCGCAAGATGTGAAGATTGCGCCCGGTGGATTTGCTGTCCTGACAGGCAATCCTGCTTCGTTCATCACCATTCATCCAAATATCCTCGCTCCGATTGTCGGTGTTACAGGTTTCCCGTCGTTGAATAATGGGGGAGATGCAGTCATGCTGTACGACAATCGGGGTTTTGCGATGGACAGCGTCCGATACACGCCGGCGTGGGGAGGAAGCACAGAGAGGAGCCGCTCGCTTGAGCGTATCGATCCGCTTGGTCCGTCAACCTCACCCAATCGAGCGGGCGGCAGCCAGAGTGCAGGCAGAAGTACTCCCGGCGAACGTAACTCTGTAAGTCGTAAAGACAGGGATTTGGCGGCCGATTCGCTGTGGACGATTCCGATGCAGCCGCTCGTTGGTAATGCTGTTCATGTCGCTGTCAGAATACAAAACATCGGTCGCGAAACGGTTCCTGCCTTTTCCGTGAGCCTGTTTGAAGACGCGAACGCCGATTCAATTCCGCAGCCCGGCGAACTGGTGAGTACTCTGATGCACTCCGCGCCGTTGGCTCCGCTTTACTCGGCGCTGGTTCAGTTCTCGCTGGGTATAGTTCTGGCCGACAAATTCCTGATTGCTCGTATTGATTACGCCGCTGACGAAGATACTTCCAACAATATCATATTCGGAAAGATCCTGCCCGGCTATCCAACCGGTTCGGTACGCATAAACGAAATCATGTATGTTCCGACGGGTACCGAGCCTGAATGGATTGAGTTGTTCAACACCCGGCCCGATTCCATCAATCTCAAAGGATGGCTGGTATCCGATAATATAGTGACGAGCAAGCGCGTGATTACGGAACACAATGTTATGTTGTTCCCAAACAACTATGTGGTGCTTGCCAGGGATTCAGCGGCGTTGCTCGATATTCATCCGGGCATTCCTGTGCGTGTTGTTCATGTCGCCAGTCTCCCGACACTCAACAATTCGGGCGACGCTGTTATTGTGTATGATAACCGCACCGTAATGATGGATAGTGTTGCTTATCTCTCCGCGTGGGGAGGAAGCAACGGCACATCGTTGGAACGTATCGATCCGCTCGGTTCGTCGACTGCCCAGACAAATTGGGGATCTTCACGGAATCCTGCGCGCAGCACACCCGGGTTTCGCAATTCGCTTGCGCGAAAAGACCATGACCTTGCGCTTGATTCGGTGCGAACAACTCCGCCGCTGCCGCTCGCGGGTGATACCCTTTCGATTTTTGCCCCCGTGAGAAACCCCGGGCACGAGACAGCCCAAGCGTTTTCGATTCATCTCTACAAAGATGAGAATGCCGATTCGTTGGGCCAACCCGACGAACTGCTTTCCACTGTTGTCCGATCTTTTCCGCTTCCACCTCTTGATTCTACGTTGGTAGTCTTCGCTGTCGAAAGCATACCGGCGGGAAACCACCTATTCATCGTTCGGTTGGAGTTTGCATCTGACGAAGATACTTCAAACAACACTCGCTACATGAGACGTATAGTAGGATATCCTGCCGGTGCCGTGCGCATCAATGAAATCATGTATGCTCCGTCGAGCGGCGTTCCGGAGTGGATCGAATTGGTGAGCACACGGTCGGATACGATTGATATCGGCAAGTGGTTCCTGGGCAACCGTTCGAGTACATCCCGATACGAAATCTCTCCAACATCGCTTTTCCTTCTACCTGATGAATATCTTGTCGTGTCGAAAGATACGGCCCTGTTCCGTGCAGCGTATCCGTCAGCCGGGCAAAGGATCGTTCAAACATCATCGCTTCCGACATTCTTGTGGAACAATTCGGGCGATGCGGTGGTATTGGCAGACAGCCGGAAGATAATAATGGACTCCGTGTTCTATTCCTCGACGTGGGGCGGGACGGGAGGAAAATCATTGGAGCGATTGGATGCGCTCGACGCGGCCAATGATTCCACCAATTGGGCAACCTCTGTTGATTCACTGGGGGCAACTCCCGGAAGGAGAAACTCGCAAGTGCGCTTCGATCACGATCTGCGTGCCGTAAGAATCGAATCCGATACGGCGTCGCCGGGTTCGAATGTGAACCTCCGTATCATCGTCAGAAATGTAGGAAAGAATCCATCTGCCCAATTCTCGCTTCTCTTGTTCGATGATGTGGACGGAGATTCAGTCGGCTCGTCTGCAGAGTTATTTCATCAACTGACTGTCTCGCAACAGTTGGACTCAAGAGATTCATTGACTGTTCCGGTTTTGTGGAGTCGCCCGGCGAGTGGAGTTCATCGCGTGATCGCGGAGATTGTTTACGTGCCGGATGAACGCGTCTCCAACAACACTGCATTTGCATTGGTTCGTGTCGGGTATGCTGAGCGGACTCTTGTTATCAACGAAATTATGTATGCTCCCCTTTCAGGCGAAGCTGAATACGTCGAGTTCTACAATTCATCTCAACACGCTGTTGATGTTGCCCAATGGAGGATTGTTGACCGGCCGACGGGCAGCAGTTCCAGAAACGAATTCACGCTTTCCGTAAACTCCAAGTTCGTTCGTCCGGGAGAGTACTTCGTGCTTGCATCGGATTCGAGTATTACACGCCGCCTCCTTACCGGCACCGAACAGCGGCCCCTCGTAATCGTCAATCAGTCAAGTCTCAGTCTGAATAATGACGGAGATGATATCGTGTTGATGGATGCATCGGGATTTGTGATTGACAGCGTTTCCTATTTGCCGTCGTGGCACAACCCGAATGTCACCGACAAATCGGGGCGATCACTTGAGAAGATCAATCCGCTGTTATCATCGAACGATTCGCGCAACTGGTCGACATGTGCTGAAGCCGGAGGCGGAACGCCAGGAAGAACGAACAGTGTGTTCGCCACAACACTGCCCGCTCGTTCGAACCTTTCCTTTTTCCCCAATCCCTTCTCACCGGACGGGGATGGGCGGGAGGACTTTTGCATCATTCAATATGAAGTGCCGCTAACCGTCTCAACCATTCGTGTGCGTATCTATGACGCTCTCGGCCGGCGCATTCGAACTCTTGTTAACAACGAGCCGGGAGCGGCCCGCGGCAGTGTTGTGTGGGATGGAATGGACGATGACAAACAGAAAGCCCGTGTTGGCATCTACGTCGTTTTGCTCGAGGCCATTGACGACAAAGGTGGCGTTGTGGAAACGGCAAAAGGTGCTGTTGTGCTTGCCGCCCGGTTGTGA
- a CDS encoding GNAT family N-acetyltransferase: MNAAASIPTVRKATPADAETILSLVDALAEYEKLAPPDAEAKGRLIRDMFSEPPKLNAYLAELDGKPAGYAFVFETYSSFLALPTLYLEDLFVLPEYRGKKAGYALFAEMVKEAYTRGCGRMEWTVLDWNQLAIDFYRRLGASHMRDWHLYRLVRSDMKELLDRNS, encoded by the coding sequence ATGAACGCCGCCGCCAGTATCCCGACAGTCCGGAAAGCAACACCGGCCGATGCAGAGACAATTCTCTCCCTTGTTGATGCCCTCGCTGAATATGAGAAGCTTGCTCCACCGGATGCGGAAGCAAAAGGAAGGCTTATCCGCGATATGTTCTCTGAGCCGCCTAAGCTGAACGCGTATCTGGCCGAACTCGACGGAAAACCGGCCGGGTATGCGTTTGTGTTCGAAACGTACTCAAGTTTTCTGGCGCTGCCGACGTTATACCTTGAAGACTTGTTCGTTCTGCCGGAGTACCGGGGCAAGAAAGCAGGCTATGCGTTGTTTGCGGAGATGGTGAAGGAGGCCTATACACGCGGCTGCGGGCGAATGGAATGGACCGTGCTCGATTGGAACCAACTTGCCATAGATTTTTACCGACGGCTTGGGGCATCACATATGCGCGATTGGCATTTGTACAGATTGGTACGTTCGGATATGAAAGAATTACTCGACCGGAACTCGTAG
- a CDS encoding response regulator produces the protein MQQELQKGRSGATESSRRILLVEDEQGLRMVVESELARAGYSVEVLGNGLDAIARLSKERFDLAILDVALPGKSGLEVLQFIRDRQMRTRVIMITGIEGLSAAIKAMKRGASDYIPTPFDAEYLLSSVKAVLREKR, from the coding sequence ATGCAACAGGAACTTCAAAAAGGACGCAGCGGCGCAACGGAAAGTTCAAGGCGGATTCTGCTGGTTGAAGATGAGCAGGGACTGAGAATGGTTGTTGAATCCGAACTCGCCCGTGCCGGCTATAGTGTCGAAGTGCTGGGCAACGGACTCGATGCCATTGCCCGGCTGTCGAAGGAACGGTTTGACCTTGCAATACTTGATGTTGCGCTGCCCGGCAAGTCGGGACTCGAGGTTCTGCAATTCATCCGCGACCGGCAAATGCGTACACGCGTCATTATGATAACCGGAATCGAAGGACTGTCTGCCGCAATCAAGGCTATGAAGCGGGGGGCGAGTGATTACATACCCACGCCCTTCGATGCGGAGTATTTATTGAGTTCTGTAAAAGCAGTACTGCGAGAAAAACGGTAA
- a CDS encoding response regulator codes for MDILLVDDNVDYLELMKRVLFENGYSVVTATDGSEACEILDSTDIDLIISDIKMPRLDGIKLHAFAREMDKYRNTKFIFVTGYDDVYADLMKLDPKKDFLLSKTTPIAEIVRKVNEVMFGSFIHSSAH; via the coding sequence ATGGACATACTTCTGGTTGATGATAATGTTGACTATCTCGAGCTCATGAAGCGGGTGTTGTTCGAGAACGGGTACTCGGTAGTCACGGCTACAGACGGGTCCGAAGCCTGTGAAATTCTTGACAGCACAGACATTGATCTCATCATTTCCGATATCAAGATGCCAAGATTGGACGGAATCAAGCTCCACGCCTTTGCCCGCGAGATGGACAAGTATCGCAATACGAAGTTCATCTTTGTCACCGGCTACGACGATGTGTATGCCGATCTGATGAAGTTGGATCCCAAGAAGGACTTCCTATTGAGCAAAACAACGCCAATCGCGGAAATTGTCCGCAAGGTAAATGAGGTGATGTTCGGCAGCTTCATACACTCGTCTGCGCATTGA
- a CDS encoding response regulator, giving the protein MNILLVDDNEDYLNFMKESLFLNGYTVLTATDGSEACQLLDRPDIDLIISDIKMPTLDGIMLHSYARELERYKKTKFIFISGYGDAYSDVLCLDSDIDFFFSKTTPVAELLAFIDNLMFGEFAGKWV; this is encoded by the coding sequence ATGAATATCCTCCTCGTAGATGATAACGAAGACTATCTCAATTTCATGAAGGAGTCGCTGTTTCTGAACGGTTATACCGTGCTAACGGCAACCGACGGATCGGAAGCATGCCAGCTTCTCGACCGGCCCGACATCGATCTGATCATCTCGGATATCAAGATGCCGACGCTTGACGGCATCATGCTGCACTCGTACGCCCGGGAGCTGGAGCGATACAAGAAGACCAAGTTCATATTTATCTCGGGCTACGGCGATGCATACTCGGATGTTCTCTGTCTTGACTCCGACATTGATTTCTTTTTCTCGAAGACAACCCCCGTTGCTGAACTTCTTGCGTTTATCGACAATCTGATGTTTGGAGAGTTTGCGGGTAAGTGGGTGTGA
- a CDS encoding response regulator: MDILLVDDNVDYLFPMKEALYEHGYTVYAADDGEQAHRIMSAATVDLIISDIKMPNLNGIQLHKAARTMRRYQKTKFVFISGYREVYEGELNLNPERDYFLDKTMAAQEIIRFIDRLMFGKYAEVWV; the protein is encoded by the coding sequence ATGGACATACTTCTGGTTGATGATAATGTGGACTATCTCTTCCCGATGAAGGAGGCGTTGTACGAGCATGGATACACGGTGTACGCGGCGGATGATGGTGAACAGGCACACCGGATCATGTCGGCGGCAACTGTTGATCTCATCATTTCGGATATCAAGATGCCGAATCTCAACGGCATTCAGTTGCACAAGGCTGCCCGGACAATGAGGCGTTATCAGAAAACCAAGTTTGTGTTCATCTCAGGGTACCGTGAAGTGTATGAAGGCGAACTGAACTTGAACCCGGAACGCGACTATTTTCTTGACAAGACAATGGCGGCACAGGAAATTATCCGGTTTATCGACCGGCTGATGTTCGGAAAATACGCTGAAGTGTGGGTGTAG
- a CDS encoding protein kinase, translated as MVGHTISHYTILEQLGEGGMGVVYKARDERLDRIVALKFLSGSTAMSPREVARFRQEAKALSALNHPHIATIYDFDEAGGKLFIVLEYLSAGTLRTMINEAASRHATVPIDDVVRYAMQLAGGLSHAHSRKIVHRDVKSDNVMMAEDGSVKITDFGLAKYRGAASVTKTGDRLGTTAYMSPEQLRGEEVDLRSDIFSLGIVLYELATLHLPFRGDHEPALAYSIVNEDPIPMRGFRDDIPDGLEKIIMKCLEKNMSDRYQSAEEIVQDLKSLRARDEVHVVSGKSSLLLGGVAILITALIAAVYLFTKPAEPTPDIRKTIAVLPFMNFSDNKEDEYFSDGITEDILTQLSKIADLKVISRTSIMQYKNTPKNVREIGKELNAGVVLEGSVRRSGNRIRIVGQLVDARNDQHVWAETYDREMEDVFDLQSDVARKIAAALHATLSADEKRQLGKKPTSVPEAYNYYLKGRDYYYRYRMQDNETAIGLFRKAIDLDPAYALAWAGLGDAYAQKFGRFGSEISWLDSAVAASRRAIELDESSAEAHKALANAYFYKGFYNQSLAGNLRAVGLDPNNYGAIGNIGVIHIFQGKLDEALPWLKRGLALAPTNPVQATNIGDVYRRLGLDREAEEWLTRALALQPDLGDANFNLALVYLLRGETERAVSQMSVSVAANSDDPRVLDNAGFVASWAGKFAIARQYYERSASKSSSSEAQIGLAFLLMKEGKQHEAKRLLDIAEEYLRRLIESGDESYEPRFRLAAIGAIRGNSAESHAWLLKAIESGYREYYLLQRHPWFGKALTAGQFGKSLLQLQTMIEGMRHTVKENEVME; from the coding sequence ATGGTTGGGCATACGATTTCACATTATACGATTCTTGAGCAACTCGGAGAAGGCGGGATGGGAGTCGTGTACAAAGCGCGTGATGAAAGGCTGGATCGCATCGTTGCATTGAAGTTTCTCTCAGGCTCAACAGCGATGTCACCCCGGGAAGTCGCGCGGTTTCGTCAGGAAGCCAAGGCTCTCTCCGCACTGAACCACCCTCATATTGCAACCATTTATGATTTCGATGAAGCCGGCGGCAAGCTATTCATCGTACTTGAGTATCTGTCTGCCGGTACGCTCAGAACCATGATCAATGAGGCCGCCTCCCGGCACGCGACAGTCCCCATTGACGACGTAGTGAGGTATGCGATGCAACTTGCGGGGGGGCTGTCGCATGCGCACAGTCGCAAGATTGTTCACCGTGATGTTAAGTCCGACAATGTGATGATGGCTGAAGACGGCTCGGTGAAGATCACGGACTTTGGACTTGCCAAGTATCGGGGGGCAGCATCAGTGACAAAAACCGGTGACAGGCTCGGAACCACCGCGTATATGTCGCCTGAACAACTGCGTGGGGAAGAGGTTGACTTGCGTTCGGACATATTCTCCCTTGGCATTGTTCTGTATGAGCTGGCGACTCTGCACTTGCCGTTTCGTGGCGACCATGAGCCTGCCTTGGCATATTCTATCGTAAATGAAGATCCGATCCCGATGCGCGGATTCCGTGATGATATTCCGGATGGTCTGGAAAAGATCATCATGAAATGTCTGGAAAAGAACATGTCGGATCGGTATCAGTCAGCTGAGGAAATTGTGCAGGACTTGAAAAGCCTGCGGGCCCGGGATGAGGTTCATGTGGTCAGCGGAAAGAGTTCGTTGTTGTTGGGGGGTGTTGCTATTCTCATTACCGCTCTCATTGCTGCAGTGTATCTGTTTACGAAACCTGCGGAGCCGACGCCCGATATCAGAAAGACCATCGCCGTGTTACCGTTTATGAACTTTAGCGACAACAAGGAAGACGAGTACTTCAGCGACGGAATCACCGAGGATATTCTCACTCAACTTTCTAAGATTGCCGACCTCAAAGTCATTTCCCGAACATCCATCATGCAGTACAAGAACACGCCGAAGAATGTGCGTGAGATCGGAAAAGAACTGAATGCAGGTGTTGTGTTGGAAGGCAGTGTGAGGCGCTCCGGCAATCGGATACGGATTGTCGGGCAACTTGTTGATGCGAGGAACGATCAACATGTATGGGCGGAAACATACGATCGTGAGATGGAAGATGTGTTCGACCTTCAAAGCGATGTAGCGCGGAAGATTGCGGCAGCGTTGCACGCAACGCTCTCGGCGGATGAAAAGCGCCAACTCGGCAAGAAGCCGACCTCCGTGCCCGAGGCGTACAACTACTACCTCAAAGGCCGCGATTATTACTACCGTTACAGGATGCAGGACAACGAAACAGCAATCGGGCTGTTTCGGAAGGCGATCGACCTTGACCCAGCGTACGCGCTTGCCTGGGCTGGATTGGGCGACGCCTATGCGCAGAAATTCGGGCGGTTTGGCTCGGAAATTTCATGGTTGGATTCCGCTGTCGCTGCAAGCCGGCGAGCAATCGAACTGGATGAATCATCTGCCGAAGCGCATAAGGCTCTGGCAAATGCGTACTTCTACAAAGGATTCTACAACCAAAGTCTTGCAGGCAATCTGCGTGCCGTTGGTTTGGATCCCAATAATTATGGCGCAATCGGAAACATAGGAGTTATACATATCTTTCAAGGCAAGCTCGATGAAGCGCTGCCATGGTTGAAGCGCGGCCTTGCGCTTGCTCCAACCAATCCCGTTCAGGCAACCAATATCGGTGACGTGTATCGCCGGCTCGGATTGGATCGTGAAGCCGAGGAATGGTTGACGAGAGCACTGGCGCTTCAGCCGGACCTTGGTGATGCAAATTTTAATCTGGCGTTGGTGTACCTTCTGCGTGGAGAGACCGAAAGGGCTGTCAGCCAAATGAGCGTGTCGGTTGCGGCCAACTCCGATGATCCAAGAGTGCTGGATAATGCCGGCTTCGTGGCAAGTTGGGCGGGCAAGTTTGCGATAGCGAGACAATACTACGAACGTTCAGCCAGCAAGAGTTCAAGTTCAGAAGCCCAAATCGGATTGGCATTTCTTCTCATGAAAGAAGGTAAGCAGCATGAGGCGAAGCGCCTGCTGGATATTGCCGAAGAATATCTGCGCCGCCTCATCGAATCGGGTGACGAGTCGTATGAGCCACGGTTTCGCCTGGCTGCAATCGGTGCAATTCGGGGGAACAGTGCCGAATCACATGCGTGGTTGCTAAAGGCAATCGAGTCCGGATATCGTGAGTATTATTTGCTTCAGCGGCATCCTTGGTTCGGGAAGGCGCTTACTGCCGGTCAATTCGGGAAATCCCTCCTACAACTGCAGACCATGATCGAGGGCATGAGGCACACGGTTAAGGAGAATGAGGTTATGGAGTAG